From the Oryzias melastigma strain HK-1 linkage group LG13, ASM292280v2, whole genome shotgun sequence genome, the window CCCCAAATAGGGCGGGAAACCACCAAATCTGGCAATACCGCTGGTTGATGCGCTTCTTTTGAAACAAAGTCCGGTGTCTAAGTGACACACCGACACAGTAGCTGTATTGGTCACGTGACTTTTCCCAAAGTGATATGCGCACCGACACAGGGTTTCATTCTATAAGCTCGACATGTGAGCCGACGCGTCAGTGTTTCCGGACCCATCACTTTGTGTTGCTATTGCTATTAAATTCaagttgcatatggatccactCGCCTCAGCTCCTTTGTTACTGAACAAAACTGTGGAAAATTTTCGCTCTTGGCACAGATAAATGGGCCTCAAAGTCAAAGGCACCAATATGCTTATGATGCTGCCTTGACACCAGCTGCTGGTCCTTCTACATTAGtagaaggaatgaatgaatgaattaaatggtttatttcaagcaatcaggtcacaatacatacataacatatcacttaataaatcacaagtagatcacttgaaagggagtggaaggaagcgaacttatataatcccacccctactcaACCATACCATTtactctacatgaattatcaatatccggttcaggacttaatatcaaatattaataaaatcaggctattaaggatcattaacatcatgtaatcaagtttcaaagcatccacgacaaatcatttatattaatcagtaaagaaaattaataccatagtgattgtaaacttttcagtaatcattactgcatgtTGCATAagcaataatctaatattctcattgaaaaaaagacactgtgcatgaattatgataatacaaaaaataattaaatcatcttcatttgctaatgcagtaaaggTCAAGATATTCtcataaaaagaagacaattagtgcagattttatttaagagtACAGAGGATCTATTGCAATCATCCCCCTAGTGCagcattattcattcattcattcatcttcctgaccgcttcgtccctttcggggtcacgggagTGCAGCATTAGCTTAAGATTTATATTATCTTATGGTGGAAGTTTGTTTAATGCCTGCACTTAAAAGTAGATTCAAACTCTCTGTGGTGGGGGTGTTGTGTGGACATACCTTCTGATAATAGTATTAAATGTCCTTAATCCCTGAACTAAATGGCCCCTGTAGATCAAACCTTCGAGTAAAAGTTTTCTAATTGTTAtcccctccttctcctcctaACCACCACTGccacttctttatttttgttaccttctttttaattattaatttttcattatgtttttgcagtttctatCAGGATTGTTCTGCTGGGAATGAGTGAAAACAAGAGATCAAAACTGTCCAACTTTATTATTGGAAATGAAGCTTTTCATTCACAACCATCAAGCAAACAATGTGTGACAGCATCTAGAGAATGGAGAGGAAAATCAGTTTTAGTTGTTAAAACTCCAGACCTGTTTGAGATGAATGAGCAGATGGTGAGAGAAGAGATGAACCGATGCTGGAGTATGAGCCTCCCTGGACCAAATGTTCTGCTGCTGATAGTGAAACCATCGGACTTCACACAAGGAGATGCAGAAAAACTGACCTTCATCCTGAGTTGTTTTGGTCAGAATAGTTTCAAACACTCCATTATTGTCCTCACACACAAAGAGAAGCAAAGCAATGTTCTAAATCAGCTGGTACAGAAGTGTGGAGGAAGACAGTACAACATGTTGGAGAAAAACCATGGATTATTGATGGGGATGATTGCAAAGATGACGACTGAAAACAGTGAATCCTTCCTCACCTTCACTGAAGAGCCCAGAGGACCACAGTGTGAACAGATCAAACCAGCTTTAAACCTGGTTCTGTGTGGTAGGAAAGGAGCAGGGAAGACTTCAGCAGCCAAGAGCATTCTAGGTCTGTCAGAGCTCCAGTCAGTCAGCTCACATCAGAGTGTCAGAAACCAGGCAGAGGTTTGTGGACGTTTGGTTTCTGTTGTGGAGCTGCCAGCCTTGTTTGAAAAACATCCGAAGGAAGTGATGCAGGAATCCTTCAGGAGTGTCGCACTCTGTGACCCTGAGGGCGTCCACGCCTTCATCCTGGTTCTTCCTGTGAATCCACTCACTGATGAAGACAAGGGAGAACTGCTGATCATCCAGAAGACATTTGGCTCTCAGGTCAAAGACTTCACCAGGATCCTCCTGTTCACTGTGGATGTAGATCCCAAAGATCCAAATGTTGTTAACTTTGTAGAACAAGATAAAGACATCCAGAAATTATGTCAGAGCTGTGGAGGAAGATACAACATTATCAACATCAAGAACAAACAGCAGATCTCAGAGCTGCTGGAGAACATTCAAGTGGAACATAAttactctgcagaaacatttGTACAGGCACAGATGGAAAAAGTCATTGAACTAGAGGAGGAAGTGAGGCACCTAACCAGACAGGATGCATGTGAGTAccactattttcttttatttcttttaactttcTTCTTATCTCAAATGAACCTAAAAGAATCAAACAGACAAAGTTCTTAAGCAACACATTTGATATTTCAGGTGATGAACAGCAGCAAAGTCCAGAGAGTCTCAGGATTGTTCTGATCGGGAAGACTGGCAGCGGAAAGAGTTCTTCAGGAAACACCATCCTGGGAAGAAAAGTGTTTGAAGCTAAATTAAGTCCAACCTCAGTCACCAGACTTTGTCAGAAAGTTCAGGGTGAAGTGGACGGTCGTCCAGTTTTTGTGGTCGATACTCCTGGTCTGTTTGACACTGCTGTTTGTCATAAAGATGTTTATGAAGAGATGGTGAAGTGCATCAGTCTGCTGGCTCCAGGACCTCATGTCTTCCTGCTGGTGATCCAGATCGGACGATTTACAGAGGAAGAAATGAAGACTCTGGCACTTATTAAAGaaagttttggagaaaaatctGAGCAGTTCACTATCATTCTCTTCACAAGAGGAGATGATCTGCAACGTAATGATCAAAGCATTGAAGATTATATTGAACAGGACACAAAGTCATTGAAGAAACTGATCAGAGACTGTGGAGACAGATATCATGTGTTCAATAACTGTGATAAAACAGATCAGCAGCAGGTGAGTGAGCTGATGACAAAGATCGACACAATGGTAAAGAAAAATGGAGGCGGCTACTTCAGTAATAAGATGCTGGAAGAGGCTGAAGCAGCAATTCAGAAAGAAACCGATAGAATcctgaaggaaaaagaagaagaaatcagGAAAGAAAAGCAGGAGCTTACAAGAAAACACGAAGAAGAAATgcaagaaatgaaaagaaaaatggaggaAGAGATGGAAAAACTGCAACTGAAAAGTGAACTGAAACTTAAAGAGATGAATGAAAATATTAGGAAAGAGCAAGAACAACAACAGAAAGAACAagataaaagagagaaaaagaacaaagaaagacAGGAGGATGAAGAACGTAAAAGAGAGGCTTTaaagaagcaaataaaaaagttggACAAAGAAATTCAGTCAgctaaacaagaaaataaaacagaactgGAAAAGGAGAGAAAGGAAAAGCAAATGAATCAAGAAGCCTGGGAGAAAGAGCGCAAAGAATGGTGGGAAAAACGGAAACAAGAGGAAGAAAGGAGAGAACAGGATGAGCAAAAACGACTGAAGGAACTTCAGGAACAGTTAGAGAGGGAAAGAGaaaagtatgaacaaaaaaccatggaagagaatctgatcaGAAAAGAactagaagaaaaagaaatgaaatataaGGAAAAACTGGAGAACCTCCAGAAGAAGTTTCAAGAAGAAGCCAGAAAAAGAGCTGAACAGAAGAATGAGTTCTTGACAAAATATGAAGCTCAGGAGGAAACATACAAGAGTCAACTGAAGGACAAAGATGATAAGTATGACTTATTAAAGGCACTGAAAGAAACCACAGAAAGACAAATAAGGGAAAAATGGCAAGAAGAAATCAATAGGTTAGTGAGTTGTGTGtctaaaaaggaagaaaatcagATGAAAGTAAACGATCTGctgaaaaaacaggaagaagaaatgAACAAAGCTACaactcaagaaaaagaaaacctacAGACACAACATGAAGAGGAATTAAGTGACATGATGCAAAAAATtctcactgaagctgaaacaaaaaattTCTTTATGAACCTAATCACTGATATAAGTGATCggataaaaaatcttttcttttaaaggggCCGTAcgatgattttcttaagcctttcagagtgaactatatccatatatatgatcatacattacctttgaaacactattaaaacatttatgaaatattagttatattttgagttttttcctacccagaagtaaaacagctcgattcctgaagctccgcctgccactGCGTGTGGGTGGAGTCCCCTCCATGACATCATCCCAGACAAAATACgtgtgtctgtatttctcccacgaaaataatacaaacttcttcaaaaatggatgcacataccatatatctgtcTTTAGTAGccctggccatcgctacactggttcacagcACACACACAGCTTCTTCACCACTGTGTGACCGTGGGTTGGGAGGTGGGAGCAGGGGTCTAAAGGAACGACacgtttaaaagtaaaaaacacctatttgagctggaatttattgaagacaggagaCAACTGGAATACATAAGGTATtatgcatctaaaatgaacttttttttttttttttttttgctgattaccACTAGCTGTGGAGAAATCAAAGgctgtgttagtctgggggcggagcttgcaacacagactcttcctggagggagctgttggcattgaTCTTACGTTAGCACGTTTCCAAccactcgtttttgtgggtatgggaggggctgctgcagactgcaggtttttagaggattattcttaaatgcatgaatggatcaaaatgccactttgaggttctttatagtgaggagtaaacagtataatgcatttaaaacctcaaaaagtagaattttcatggtagggcccctttaagtaGAAATAAGTCATCTGGgacaaaactgtcaaaataaggtgaaaaaaatcttcttatcatattttatgaaataaaagcctgttatttctgtattttctatagacattttttttttacaaaaaaatgaacttccCGACTAAAACAGATGAGAGACACTGAATGAAGCTTCAACTTTCATGAAGATCATTAATGATTATGATCAGCAGATTGGTAATATCAACTCATAAACTGCAACAGAGT encodes:
- the LOC112149030 gene encoding uncharacterized protein LOC112149030, with protein sequence MATAAADTDAPMRRRHSNPFLPPNMSELRVVLLGNRSFLRSSVGNKIVGENCLDVDGEPNCCQRVGTTTDNQKIVLINTPDLQHPNLYGEKQAEFVKDLLSYCDAEPHLFLLVLQPEYFTKEQKERLQFILQLFDSPYKHTLTLISTSKEESSDVREKYLQDPLLGDFLSESKYDFIQNIELQRSKLWTMIDQVLEKNNAEYAGFHKNIESHLELPSCHGNLKQDKESRSLSGVTRLVGMAVFNYATEWWQSRSGNQSVEKAAAQFSIRIVLLGMSENKRSKLSNFIIGNEAFHSQPSSKQCVTASREWRGKSVLVVKTPDLFEMNEQMVREEMNRCWSMSLPGPNVLLLIVKPSDFTQGDAEKLTFILSCFGQNSFKHSIIVLTHKEKQSNVLNQLVQKCGGRQYNMLEKNHGLLMGMIAKMTTENSESFLTFTEEPRGPQCEQIKPALNLVLCGRKGAGKTSAAKSILGLSELQSVSSHQSVRNQAEVCGRLVSVVELPALFEKHPKEVMQESFRSVALCDPEGVHAFILVLPVNPLTDEDKGELLIIQKTFGSQVKDFTRILLFTVDVDPKDPNVVNFVEQDKDIQKLCQSCGGRYNIINIKNKQQISELLENIQVEHNYSAETFVQAQMEKVIELEEEVRHLTRQDACDEQQQSPESLRIVLIGKTGSGKSSSGNTILGRKVFEAKLSPTSVTRLCQKVQGEVDGRPVFVVDTPGLFDTAVCHKDVYEEMVKCISLLAPGPHVFLLVIQIGRFTEEEMKTLALIKESFGEKSEQFTIILFTRGDDLQRNDQSIEDYIEQDTKSLKKLIRDCGDRYHVFNNCDKTDQQQVSELMTKIDTMVKKNGGGYFSNKMLEEAEAAIQKETDRILKEKEEEIRKEKQELTRKHEEEMQEMKRKMEEEMEKLQLKSELKLKEMNENIRKEQEQQQKEQDKREKKNKERQEDEERKREALKKQIKKLDKEIQSAKQENKTELEKERKEKQMNQEAWEKERKEWWEKRKQEEERREQDEQKRLKELQEQLEREREKYEQKTMEENLIRKELEEKEMKYKEKLENLQKKFQEEARKRAEQKNEFLTKYEAQEETYKSQLKDKDDKYDLLKALKETTERQIREKWQEEINRLVSCVSKKEENQMKVNDLLKKQEEEMNKATTQEKENLQTQHEEELSDMMQKILTEAETKNFFMNLITDISDRIKNLFF